tcaaattttgGGAATTCCCTGTAATAATTACTTAtgctaaatttcttaaatattcagaattttctgaattcacgaaaatcctttaatattcttaaattctttaatattatgaattccctaaattcttagaattttttttaagttcttgaaatttacgaagttctaagaatttaggaaatcgaaaaaattcaaggaattcatataattcagacCATTCACATGAATTCAGACATCTGGGAATTTTGGAGAAATTTAGTTGATTTCAGGGAactgaaaagaattcaaaaagatttgaaggagTTTGAAAGCATTCCAAGCAATTCagataatgaaaaaatcattaaaaactggaGATTTTTGATAtagcttttttaatgaaaaattttgcttgaaatataaaatcatgcttcttaaactattttttttaattattaaactgcACTCAATGCAATGTTTCCTGCGCGCGTATAATATTGCCAGTTTATGATAATTGTCAAAGggtctttaaaaatttaaatttttccgttTCTCTTTCAAATTATGCGACATGACCCTTTGTGaggcaaattcaaatgttttctttcAGGGAACGAGCGAATATTCATCGAGACATGTCGATATATGTCGCCTCGCCTGTCGCTTGCGCCACTATTCAGATCACCCAGAGTATCATGAAAAACTTTGTCAATGTCAACTTTTACTCTTTTTGTTCTTCATGTATTTACTCTGTTATCAACATTGGGCACAGGGAAGGTGATTGCCCGAATCGGAGAAAAATACGTTTTCTCTGCGACAGAAGAAGGATTCCAGTTGGATGGAAAAAAGTTTAACGTTTACGCCGGCGAGGTTCACTATTTTAGAATTGCGGCATGTGGATGGGAAGATCGATTGAGAAAGTTGCAGAGAGCGGGCCTCAACACTGTGTCAACTGCCGTTGAATGGGCCATACACCATCCGAATCGAAAAAGCTGCGACTTTAATGGGGATGCAAACTTTACCCGATTTGTAGAATTGGCTCAGAAGTTGAACCTATTTGTCATAGTTCGAGCTGGACCTTTCATCGGTAGGTCAAAAAGTATAAGATATTCAAATTCTATCATTTCATTTAGGGGAATTCGATAATTATGCAAGGCTTTTTTTAAGGCCAGGGGTCCGAAAAATCTTACGAATTCTTACTCAGGGGAAGAGGGGAAGTCAAAagaatttccttcaaaaattttcccttttggaattttttaaaaatatatgctaATTAAGACTTGTTATcgctcttaaaattactttttaagttattatgcaaactaaataattatttactttttttatttttgtatcctgGAATGTATCTCTTAGAATCCTTTGAATTACGTAGATATCACACATTGTCTCTTATTTTTATTACTGCGGCAGTTTATAATACTACAAAGTtggaaaactcccgaataatgaaattcctgtcAGGAAATTgcggaattataaaatatccaaccTCGAAAATccccgaatttcaaaaattcaagtttttattgatgttgatttattaaaaatacaataatcaaattttttatcaaaaaaaattgtttaatgtttaaggttttcgaaattatatattgaattaaaaataacaataatttaaaaaatatacattaaacctaagtttgttaaaaaatatttcattacgtattattaataaattaatttaaaatatttttaaattttttaattgtttagatttaggaaatttctggtttaaataaattattttcaattttcaattcgataatattataaattgtatggatattttattatttggaaattttattattagggaattgcATGATtcgtaaattttccaattcaggaatttaacaatatcaagaattttatttttcgggatttttagtATTCCCAAataatgttttatataaaaatatttgataatggtatttttaatagataaataatatttacaaaaaataaaattgtttaaattcggaaatttgattattgaggaatcttcaattttataacccgaaaattttattattcggcatttaattatcagggaattttattatttgggaatttttcaatttaggaattttacagtgacgggaattttatttttcaggatttttcagtcaccccgaaaaatttttcgaaaaaaaatattttattatcgtgttattaataaataaatatcatttatACGATAAATTTTAATCGTCTAAATTcgcgaattttataatttagccactttctgtcgggaattttatttttcatgaatgttcaaattcggtaacattataaactgtcgtaaattgtgttattcggaaaatttctgattcggtaatattataactgttcgtgaattttccaattcggaaagtttccaatttgggaattctattatctgaaaattgtattattcggaaattattttaatattcgtGAATTTTACAGCGCCGGAAATTGTACTTTTCGGGATTTTTGAGTCGTCCCTAAAATCGTTGGAATTCcctgaaaatctctaaaaataagttaaaatccttcaaattttgtgaattattttaaatccgcAGCAATCCTcctgaatctcttgaaatcacttaaaatatttaaaactatttttaaatgcctttaaaattcttaaaatccttaGGATTCCTTATATAATCCCGTCActtctttcgaaattttcgaaatttcattaaatctcttcgaatttctttaaatcctttatGATACGCGGAAATCGttcttaaatcttcaaaatctatcGAAATCTCCCAAAATACGTCGAAATTCttcgatatcttttgaaatctcgtcACATCTGATTTTAATCATTGtcctttaaaattctgtaaattattcCGAAGATTTgagattacttttgaaaatgttctaggtAGTATCTTCAaacttttagaatcttttaaatcacttgaaaatagTAAAACCTCTCGTAATCCTTTGGAATCGTTTGAAGTACCCTAAATGTTTTAccatctcttgaaatctttggaaataattaaaaatctttcttaatgtccttgaattccataaaaaattgatcaaaccTTGAAAACTCAAGAAAGCACgaaaaagctttggaaatctcgttaaattacgtaaaaatgttgtaattatttCAAGCAATTCTTGAAATCTTGTACAATCTTatcaaatcccttcaaattactttaaatactcgggattttgttttgaatacgctaaaattcttcaaaatttgtggaaataaTTCGTTATCCCTTAAATCAAAATTCCCCGACGTCCTTTGaggattttcgaaatttcataaaaaaatttttaatctctcaAAATGTCCCTTAAACGcctgtaaaatcccttgaaatctaatTAAACTTCTAGAAAGTCCCTTAATATATTCTAAAATCCCGtgaaaaatttagattctttttgaaattgtagTAGGTAATTTCTTCGActactttaaatgttttaaagtcatttgaaaattctgaaacctcctgtaatcttttgtaatcgtttgaagTACCTTAAAACTTTgttatctcttgaaatctttgggagTGACTAAAAAGCTTTGTTAACCTCGTTAAATCCCGTACAATTTCGTAATTCTTTTAAACACATTTTAGTCCTTAGAAAGAACTTAAAATCCTTCGCAATctgtagaaatattttaaatcacatttacagtacaaataattgatatatggttaatatattaaatataaaatataaaatcttatgtATCCTGAAACTATAGAGGGGGGAGGGTCTGAAGTTTTTCATATCCTCCTTAAGTAATTAATGGAAATTCCCTTATCTGTCCTCAATATTAACATATTAGAATCTGATGTTTGATTAATTTTCCTAGATGATCTCGAATTTtgtgaacttttatttaaaaatgaaaaatgattcaatcagtaaaaaagtataaaaaattattttcaattcgttGATTAATTAATGTAGTTTCCCTAGACCTCAAAGTATTAATCAAAAAGTGCTCCACATAACTAGAAATTAAACAACTAGAAACATTCAGATATAAACCTAATCAGTAAGTCTGAAGGTAGCCTCTTTAATAATGCAacttaaaaatcaagaaattatctgtatcaaaaatatgtaatctgatcaaaatcttttaaataaaacaaaatcgaatagttcaacaaaataataactaaatatgtaattaaatctTCATAATATTGGTTACCTTTTACTtgcattataataaataattaaatctcttCTAGCATATTGTTTCAATTATTCGACCATTCCAATATCGTGTTTTATCATTCCAGGAGTTGATCGAAACCTTGGAGGAGTTCCAGGATGGATCTTAACCCAATCCGGATTAAAAGATTATGCATGGATTCAGAGATCCAGTCCAGAATATCGCCTCTATGCAGAAAGCTGGTTATCGTATTTTCTTCCAAAACTCTCCAAAATGATGGTGATGAATGGTGGACCTGTGATAATGGTTCAAATAGACAGCGATTTAGGAGATAGCAACCCCTGTTCCACCAACGATTGGCTACAAGCCATGTACAAATTATATCTAGGTGAAAAAGCAGTTCTCTTCACAATGGACAACAACAAGCATTATAACCTAAAATGTGGAAGAATACAAAACACTATCTCAGCCTTTCGAACCGATCCGTACGAgtacataaaaaatttcagtcaatCCGCACCTAAACTTTTCTCATCAGTCAAAAATATCTCCCCGAATTCTCCAAAACTTGTCGAACTCAGAACAGGTATGGCCTGGAATTGGAATGGCCAAAGACTCTTAATCGAAACTGAAGATTTCATATATACTTTGAAGGAGCTGATCGATTATGATGCCTCAATCATCATCTACATGTTCGCTGGTGGTACCAATTTTGAACGAGCAGGAAGAAGCAAATACACCATGGGAATGACAACATCCTACGACTTTGATGCCGTCATCAGCGAATCTGGAGACATTACTAAGAAATTTAGCAAGTTGACATCAGTAATTCCTGTTGCTGATTTTACAACTCTTTACGACGATGCTTCTGATGAAAATGACAGTGTCCGTGGCTCCTACGACCTCTATGGTACGTTGACTTTTTCATCCTTGGGATCTTTGTTAGATGAGGAAGTCCGTAACCGTTTTCAAGTTCGGGGTGTCGAATCCTTGTACCCTTTACCTTTCACTCAACTGGGAGTTTCCAACGGGTTGGTTTTATATAAAACAACCATTCCTGCCGATTTTAAATCAACAGAATCAGTTTATTTACATTCAGTAGATGTTAGCGATAGAGGATACGTTTACATCAACAACATCCTTGTCGGAATTTTGGACAACACACTAGAGTTTTCCATGAAGATTGCGCCTCGTCCAGGCAGTACGATTCAAATTTTGGTGGAGAATCATGGTTACGAGGCTCAAAGTGTCATTGGTGAACCGAAAGGAATCATTTCCAATGTAACATTGGGAAAGCAAGTTCTAACAAAATGGATGATGTACGCTCTATCACTTGACGACGTTAAACACCTACAGGATGCTGCAAAGAGTATGCAGCCCAAAAAACGATTAGAAGAAGGAAACTCGTTCCTGTTGGCTACGTTCAGGGCTCCAAAGGATATGAATCATGCCACTGATCATACCTATTtggatatgacaaaaaaatccTTCAAAGGACAAGCTTTCCTGAACGAACGCAGTTTGGGGAAATATTGGGCAGTTGGTCCTCAAAAGGATCTGTATCTTCCAGGATGTCATTTGAAACCCCATCCAATGGAAAACCGTTTGCTAATTGTTTCGATgcagagaaaaaaaatgtactttgacGAACCTGAGAGCCAATTGAAAATGAGAAGCCTattaataccaaaaaataaagCCTTAATGTATGAAGAAGAGAGTTTAACTGTATACATCATCTTGTTCTACCTTTACTCATTTTGGAGATCAGGGTATGCTTTTCTGtgctcttaaaaatttatatagttttgtAACGCAATCATTAAATAAACCCAATTCTAATTTGCTTTGCCTTTTATAgtgatttatttaattcaaggAAGCATTCCCATTAAGACAggttaaaccattttaaaatatctgCTTAATTACATAAGTATTATTTGTTTTGCAAAGCCTCCCTCGCTACAACTAACCTTCAGACGTTAAAGTCACTTTGACGAATGGCAGAGTGAAGGACTTTTCCACGAAATTTGGGAAATTTGATTGTCCCGGCGAGAAAGAAGGTTGAATTTATGTCTTCAACCCCAGAGCCATCCCCCGAACAGTGCTTGGTAACTAAGTGAGAGAGTGACCCGTACTTTGTTCACCCGGCAGGCAAGAATATATTGATAGTCAGCTCAAAACTCCATTAGGGCCGGCAGTATTCTCTCGTAAATACGAAAATGCTATCCCATTATTTACTGGTTAATTGGATTAATGAGACTCGTTATTCCGAGAGGGCCGTGAGTCGCGACCGACTCCGAACTTACACTGAAGGAGGGTGAAGAGGGTGGTGTGAGTTGCGAGAAAGCCAGGGGGAAGGACGGTGTTCTGGGGAGGAAAGAGGGTGGTAAGACCACCGCGTGGACAAATACGTTCTAATCTCCTCTGCAGACCAACAATCCAATTCCACTTTCTCTTGAAACAATCCTATTCATCCCAAAAATACCATAAAACCCCGGATTAGGGACAATACGAGTGAAAACAGACGGATTCTGTAACAGGGTGTCGATTCGGCTaacaaaagttagaatttttgcaAGCAAGACttgcaaacggttaaaaattaaacttatttcggcgaaagtttgaCTGAGGTTATGAGAATAATTCTTATCTCGTCTACTGCATCACGATGAAGAAAACAAGTTTCTAACTATGTAGAATCAGCAAacagaaaatacagaaaaaaatgtgtCCTTACTGATATATCTTCTCCGGAATAAATTAGattattgtagaggaattagaagttatttaataccattcagcaaaaagcgcaaaaagcaactgatcaACTGATgtgcttattttaaatttattttgactaTTTTAACACAACAgagtgaaaaattgcaaaattaattaattttgaaacaaatatctaAGTTTTgccataaaaaatatcaattgaaaacaaattaaatagttgaaattttagttgaaaaagttcattttcaatcaaaaaaatacggattttcaagaaagtagtttaattctcaacataAGTGATGAATTTGCCactggagtagttgaattttaaaccaaaaacgataCGGATATattctcaactaaaactatggaataggTATTCCATTAGAATAAGttaaattcgattgaaaaattactttaaaccaaaaacctCCTAGcttccaaaaacaaaaaataactttctaatcaataggtacattttcatacaaagtgattaatttttatctaaaaatgttaatctttacCTGGAATGGCTGAATTCGAAATCGAGATGAAtaatttctactaataaaaatgaattttccaataaagaagatcatttttcaaaaaagaaatttaatcattacatttttaagtcaaaaactgaatgttcaaccaaacagatgaattttaactaaaattatggaatgttcgaaccaaaaaaattaattaaaaagaaaagagcgTAGCTTTTAACCAaggaatttaatttccaacctgaaaaaaggaattttgaacttatattattaaaatttaactggaatatttgaatttttaccaaaatatgtggatgttcattgaaataatttaatctttcattgaaaaagaacattttttaaaccaaattattgaatttttaacaagaaaagatcaatttttaacaaaaaaatggacatgtaaattttaagttgaaggaATTCACTTGCaaccaaaactgatgaattttcaactaaaatgatgaatcttcaacacgatagttttattttataccaaaaggatgaattttctaaaaaaaggcgaatttttcacgaagtacatacattttgaaacaacttatttaatttcgaaataaaaagctatcaaatttcaactaaataattgaatttttacccaaaaaatgtacattttcaaccaagaatgtgaatttttaaccaaggagaataattttctactaaaaagacgaactatcaacaaattaaataa
This DNA window, taken from Belonocnema kinseyi isolate 2016_QV_RU_SX_M_011 chromosome 9, B_treatae_v1, whole genome shotgun sequence, encodes the following:
- the LOC117180816 gene encoding beta-galactosidase-like, which gives rise to MSTFTLFVLHVFTLLSTLGTGKVIARIGEKYVFSATEEGFQLDGKKFNVYAGEVHYFRIAACGWEDRLRKLQRAGLNTVSTAVEWAIHHPNRKSCDFNGDANFTRFVELAQKLNLFVIVRAGPFIGVDRNLGGVPGWILTQSGLKDYAWIQRSSPEYRLYAESWLSYFLPKLSKMMVMNGGPVIMVQIDSDLGDSNPCSTNDWLQAMYKLYLGEKAVLFTMDNNKHYNLKCGRIQNTISAFRTDPYEYIKNFSQSAPKLFSSVKNISPNSPKLVELRTGMAWNWNGQRLLIETEDFIYTLKELIDYDASIIIYMFAGGTNFERAGRSKYTMGMTTSYDFDAVISESGDITKKFSKLTSVIPVADFTTLYDDASDENDSVRGSYDLYGTLTFSSLGSLLDEEVRNRFQVRGVESLYPLPFTQLGVSNGLVLYKTTIPADFKSTESVYLHSVDVSDRGYVYINNILVGILDNTLEFSMKIAPRPGSTIQILVENHGYEAQSVIGEPKGIISNVTLGKQVLTKWMMYALSLDDVKHLQDAAKSMQPKKRLEEGNSFLLATFRAPKDMNHATDHTYLDMTKKSFKGQAFLNERSLGKYWAVGPQKDLYLPGCHLKPHPMENRLLIVSMQRKKMYFDEPESQLKMRSLLIPKNKALMYEEESLTVYIILFYLYSFWRSGYAFLCS